The Thalassotalea piscium sequence TGACTATACTTATAGGGCTAAAAGGTGATCTGGGCGCAGTTTAATCTTTGATGGTCATTGGTGCAAATTTCTAGCAAATTTAATCTATATATTAGGGCCTGTTGATCTTTCAGTTTATAGCTCTGTTGCACTTGAAAAGGTGTCAAATGAGGCGCTTAATGTAATATTTGGTTGTGCCAAATGTACATTAAGCAACAAAGCGTGACGCTTTTTCAAGGCAACCCAAAGGGCTATGGTTGTTTTTCAACCTAACTACGTTAAAAATAGTTTAGGTAGAATTACTACATTGCACTATTTTTGTCTTGTTATCTTAAAAAATAACCTATAGCAGAGCCTAAAAGGAAAGATCAACAGACCCTAACTAAAGAGTATTTAATATGAATGTAAGTTACATAATCCATGTAAGTGGAAAAGTTCAAGGTGTTTACTTTCGGGCTTCAAGTCAACAAAAAGCAATTGAATATGGTATTAGTGGTTATGCACGTAACTTGACCGATGGCGATGTTGAGGTCTTATTGTGTGGTGAACAAGACAATGTTAATAAAATGCTTGAATGGCTTAATCAAGGCCCCTCAACGGCAAGGGTAGATAAAATTAATGTAAAACAAGTAGAATGGCAGCAATACAACTTTTTTTCAATTGGTTAATTTGGAGTTATCTTGCAATATATAGCGGTAAAGGATGCTCAAACGTTAACGTTTGAGCAAACATCAACACCAGAGTGTAATGATGATGAATGTTTAATTGAAGTAAAGGCTATTGGTATTAACCGTGCTGATATTTTACAAAAGCAAGGTAAATACCCGCCACCTTCAGGAGAGTCAGAAATTCTAGGGCTTGAGGTCAGCGGTGTCATAGCAAAAATGCCGCCAAATACTATGCTAAATAGTGAATTCTCGGTTGGTGATAGGGTGTGCGCTATAGTCGCTGGAGGTGGTTATGCTCAGTTTGCTAAAGTAAAAGTTGCGCATTTGATCAAGTTACCTATTCATTATAGCTTTGAACAAGGTGCGAGTATTGCAGAAGTGTTTCTAACTGCCTATCAAAGCTTATTTGCCATTGCTGAGCTACAACCTAATCAAAATGTATTAATTCATGCGGGGGCAAGTGGTGTCGGCACTGCTGCAATTCAACTTGCAAAGGCGATTAATTGTCAGGTAACGGTTACAGCAAGTAACACAGAAAAAATAAAAGCATGTCGCGCTTTAGGGGCTGACAACTCAATTAACTACCGTGAACAAGACTTTGTTACTTGGACAAAAGAGCATCAACCGAAAGGCTTTGATGTGATCCTAGATGTTGTTGGTGGCGACTATCTTAATAAAAATATAAACTGTTTAGCACTAGATGGAAAAATAGTTATTTTATCGATGCTAGGCGGACGGTATAGTGACTCGGTGGATGTTGCGAAACTTTTAATGAAAAGAGCCAACATACATGCGACGACATTGCGAAATAGATCTGACGCATATAAAAGTGAACTAATCGCTCAGTTTATGAAAGACTTTTATCCATTACTTCAATCTCAGCAATTAACGCCAGTAATTGGTCATATCTTTCATTGGCAAGAGGTAAATCAAGCTCATAGTGTTATGGAAGCTAATCAAAATATTGGAAAACTAGTATTAATGGTAAGTTAGTATTTAAATCTTAGCCTATTACTCGTCGATACTTTGAGATAAAATTAAAGTAAATCCCCAGTCAAATTGCAATTCGACCTAACCTTACATTTTTTATAGGCAAATTAAGGGTTTTGAAAGGTCAATAGTATATATGGGGTTAATAATAATACCAGTTTCATTAATTAAGTGATCTGTTTTAGCCAGTAGAAATGATCACATAGTTAGTGAGATTGGTATAACAATAGAGAATACTATGCATAAAGGGTTTATGGTTGTTTTTGACGGTAGTAATGGCGCGGGTAAAACAACAGTAATAAATGAGGTGGAGAAGTACTTAATCTCAAAAGGTTTAGCCGTTACATTAACCAGAGAGCCTGGCGGAACACATATTGGCGAAAAAATTCGTGAGATTATATTAGACCCTACCACACCAGAAATGTGTGATTTAGCAGAGTTGATGTTATTTGGTGCCGGTCGTGCTCAACATATACAAGAAAAAATTAAACCAGCGCTTTGTGCTGGTAACATTGTTATTTCTGATAGATTTGATGCTGCAACCTTTAGTTTTCAGCATTACGCACGAGGAATTGATCTCGACACCATTATTCAAATTAATAATTTAGCGTTAAATGGGTTTAGCCCAGAAATGAATATTATTTTAGACTTAGACCCCGTTGAAGGTTTAAAAAGAGTTAAAAGTCGCGGGGAAGGGCTTGACCGTTTAGAAGACGAGAAGTTAGAATTTTTAATTAAAGCCCGTAATGGCTATTTGATGCAGGCGAAGCAGCAGCCAGAAAAGTTTAAAGTAGTTGACGCCTCTCAATCTAAAGAAAAGGTATTAGCTGATGTAATCAATATTATAGATTCATTGATTAAAAGCAGTAAAAATGATGAGTAATGCTAATAATACGCAGATAATTGAACATCAGCGTTCACTCTCTCAATTAATACAACTAGAACGCATGCCTCATGCATTTATAGTTACAGGAGTTACAGGTACAGGAAAGTTAGCTTTATCGCGTTGGTTAATCAGTGTACTTGCGTGCGAGCAATGTGTTATGGGGTCAAAGGTAAGCCAGTTACCAAATGAACATCATGATATTTTATACCCTTGTGGACAGTGTAAGTCATGTCAACTACTTAGTGGTCAAGCTCATCCTGATCACTTAATTGTCGATCACATCGGTAATAATATTGGTGTTGACCAAATAAGAAAACTAACCTCTTTTTTTGAGAAAACAGCTTTATTAGGTAAAAGGCAAACCGCTATTATTGAATCAGCTGAGAAGATGACCGAATCTGCGGCGAACGCATTACTAAAAACATTAGAAGAGCCTAATGCGTATAGTCATATTATTTTATTAACAACTGAAATTGAACGCTTAATTCCTACTATTATTAGTAGATGCCGCCATATTGCGTTAAGAGCGACAAAGCAGACACTTAAAGGTAATGCCAATGGTGACACAGCGACAACTTTTGCTGGCTTTGCCTCTGAAGAAAATAGTGTAGATGCTGTTCAATACAATGAATTTACAACTTTATTTTACCAATTTATTGCAGAACCATCCTCACGCAGTAAAATATTAACGTTTATGCAAGCACAGCCATTATCATTAAGTTGGTGCGAGCTGGCTATTGTTGATTTAATGCGTTTTAATAATAACTGGCTTAATGTTTCACCAGATACCGTTATCGAAGAACAAGCACTTGCGCGCCTGCGTCAGTTAACACAAGATGATATTTGGCAATTACATACCTTGATCAGCGCTTGTAAAAAGCAGATACTAACCTTGACTCAAGCAAATAAAGATTTTCAAATAGAAAAACTACTTTCTGAGTTCAGATGTTTTTTAATTGAAGTATATGAAAAAAATAGGTAACACGTGGAAATAATACAACTAGAATTTGTAACCGAGCGAGACTTATACTTAGCTTATATGCCATTTTTAAAAAAAGGCGGCCTGTTTATTCGCACCACTGAATCTATTGATTTAGGTACTGAAATTAAGTTAATTGTTACTTTACCTGACTCGCTTGAAGAATCTGAAGTAGAAGGTAAGGTAGTTTGGGTTACACCTTTAGGTTCTCAGAATGGCACTCCATCGGGAATTGGTATTAGCTTTGTTGAAGACCCTGAAAATGTAAGAATCCAAATTGAAAAGTCAATAACTCGTTTACTTAACTCATCTGAGCCTAGCTTTACTATGTAAATAAAAATCTGAGTGTTTTTATATATAGTAAATCGTTAGCACTTCAATTTCCTATAAAATATATATTCCTAAGGAGTCACTTTGTTTATTGATTCACATTGTCACCTTGACCGTTTAAAACTTGAAGAGTTTGACAATGATCTTAATCAAGTAATACATAACGCAGAGCAAGCATTAGTTAGCCAGATGCTTTGTGTCAGTGTAACGCTTGCTGACTTTCCCCAAATGGTGGAAACAACTGAAAAATTTAATAATGTGTATTTAAGTTGTGGTACGCACCCATTAAACCAGGCAGATGAAGTTGACGAGAGCTTATTACTAAATTTAGCCCAGCATGAACGCGTAATTGCAATTGGCGAAACTGGCTTAGATTACTTTTATGCGCCTGAAACCAAAGCAGTACAAATAGATTCTTTTCGTAAACACATTCGTGTTGCTAAAAAACTTAATAAGCCATTAATTATTCATACCCGCGATGCTCAACAAGATACTTTAGCGATAATGAGAGAAGAAGGAGCTGAGCAGATAGGTGGAATATTGCATTGTTTTACAGAGACTTGGGAGATGGCAGAGCAAGCAATAGCCATGGGGTTTTATATTTCATTCTCGGGTATAGTAACGTTTAAAAATGCACATGAATTGCGTGATGTCGCAAAAAAAGTACCTAACGACAGAATACTGATAGAAACAGATGCGCCTTATCTTGCCCCCGTGCCACATAGAGGTAAACAAAATCAACCGGCTTACGTAGTTGAAGTGGCAAAACACTTAGCGAGTATACGTGGTCAGTCGGTTGAAGAGATTGCCGAAATCACTTCACGAAACTTCAACACCTTATTTAATTTAAGCTAACCTAATTTAACTTATACCACAAAGGGTATTACCTTTCTTTTTCTATAAAAATAGCCCGAAACAAAAGTTTCGGGCTTAGGGGTATGGCTCATAAGGAGATGAGCCGTGCGCTAACAAATTTATATACAGCCAAATATAAATAACTTGATGTTGCGAGCATCGGTTAATAAATAACCTGTATAATTAATTGTAGTGTAAAGTTATTCAAATGCTAATTAAATTTTAATATATTTTAACCTAATGACTTTAATCAGTTTATTTTACTGTTGAAGTGTTGGTTCACGAGTGTTTTTTAGGGTTAAGCACCGGAAATGCACATGTTATTCACAGCTTGTTGTTGGATTGGTGTACATGATCGTTCAACAAGTCGCCTTTTTGTAACAACTTCATATCATGCGGTATTGATATAATAAAATTGTCGACACTTTTTGCTTTATATGTCCGTTAAATAGCGGTTTGCGTTTGTTTTTTGCGCTTATTGTCCGACAATAACTTGCTTTCGTTCTTGACATAGATGTTATTTACGTTACCATTCTACTTATACCTAACTACTGTTAATCATTAATGGCATCTAATAATCCAACACAACAAATAGCAATTACTACGGCTGATAAAGTATTCCAACAAATGCAAATTGCTATTGTTGAAGGTGAAATTGCTTCCGGTAGTAAAATTAGTGAACCAGAACTTGCTAAACAGTTTCAAGTCAGTCGCTCTACACTAAGAGAAGCTTTAAATCGTCTAGAAAAATGTCACTTAATAGAACGAAAGGCTAATGTTGGTGCTCGTGTTATTGAGTGCACAATTAAAGGGTTACTTGATATTTATGTTGTTCGTGAAGCCTTAGAAGGAATGGCGTGTCGACAAGCTGCGCACAATATGACAGATGATGAGATTATAGAGATAAAAAAAATGCTGGCTCAGCATGCATCATCTAAAGACCTGCAAAATGGCGTTGCTTATTATCAAGAGCAGGGCGATCTTGATTTTCACTATCGCGTTATTTTAGGTAGCCACAACCAAGAGCTAATTAATATTTTATGTGGGCAATTATATCATCTTGTTCGTATGTACCGATGTCAGTTTGGTATGAATAGTCCAAGAGCAAGTAAAGCCTTTACTGAGCACTCTAGAATTGTTGAAGCTATTGCTGATCGCGATGGTGAGCTAGCCGAATTATTGATGCGCCGTCATATCGCAGCATCACGAAAAAATATAGAAAATAAAATAGCACTTAAAGATTCTGCAAGTGCATAAACTCGTTAAGAAATAAGGACAAGTTATGTCTACGCTAAACTCTAAAAATCTATCACCTGGTGCAAAGTTTCGTCAAGCGCTAGTCAATAACAAACCATTACAAGTCGTCGGCACTATTAATGCCTACTGCGCTATGATGGCTGAGCAATTAGGCCATCAAGCTATTTATCTATCTGGTGGTGGTGTTGCTAACGCCTCTTATGGCTTACCTGATTTAGGGATGACTTCACTTAATGATGTTATTGCTGATGTACAACGCATAACATCAGCTTCAAGCTTACCCTTGTTAGTTGATATTGACACAGGTTGGGGCGGTGCATTTAATATCGCTAAAACTATTCGTGATATGGAAAAGGCTGGAGCTGCAGCTGTTCACATGGAAGATCAGGTTGCACAAAAACGTTGCGGTCATCGTCCAAATAAAGAAATTGTTTCTACAGAAGAAATGGTAGATCGCATTAAGGCGGCAGTTGATGCTCGTATTGATAAAGACTTTTTTATCATGGCGCGAACAGACGCTTTTGCACAAGAAGGTTTAGATGCAGCTATTGCCCGTGCTAAAGCTTACGTAGCTGCTGGCGCTGATGGAATTTTTGCAGAAGCTGTACAAACTGAAGAACATTATAGAGCATTCACTGAGGCCTTAGATGTCCCCGTTCTTGCAAATATAACTGAGTTTGGTCAAACAGAGCTTTGGAACAAAGAACAATTAGGCCAATGGGGCTGCGCTATGGTGCTTTACCCATTATCAGCATTTAGAGCGATGAATAAGGCAGCTGAGTTAGTTTATAAAACATTACTAGAAGACGGTGATCAAAAAGCGGTAGTCGATACAATGCAAACTCGCATGGACCTCTATGACTACCTAGGTTATCACGATTACGAACAAAAACTTGATGCGCTATTTTCTGAAGGCAAAAATAAATAAACGTTTGATTTTTGGTATCGCGTAACTAAAAGTTAAATTATAAAATTATATAAAGTATATGAATATTAGGGAGTTAACATGGTTGATAAAAAATTAAGTGGCGCAGGCTTGCGTGGCCAAAGTGCTGGTGAAACCGCATTATGTACGGTAGGAAAATCAGGCAGTGGCTTAACCTATTGCGGATATGATGTTTCAGACTTAGCAGACAACGCAACGTTTGAAGAAGTTGCATATTTACTTTTTAATGGTGAACTACCGACACAAACGCAGTTATCTACTTATAAGAGTGAATTAGCTGCAATGCGAGATTTACCTCAAGCGTTAAAAGAGGTTTTACAGCGTATACCTGCTAGTGCGCATCCAATGGATGTTATGCGAACAGGCGCGTCATTTTTGGGTAATTTAGAACCAGAAGAAAACTTTGACCAGCAACATCAAGCAGCAAATCGTTTATTAGCTGCTTTCCCTGCGATAATGACATACTGGTATCGTTATTCGCATGACAAAGTAGAAATTAACTGTATAACCGATGAAGACTCTACTGGCGGCCACTTTCTCAAATTGTTAACAGGTAATACGCCTTCTGAGTTACACCGTCGAGTAATGGATGTTTCGTTAATTTTATATGCAGAGCATGAGTTTAACGCCTCTACCTTTACTGCTCGCGTTTGTGCTTCTACGCTATCTGATATGTTTTCATGTGTAACAGCTGCGATAGGATCTTTACGTGGCCCATTACATGGTGGCGCTAACGAAGCGGCAATGGATATGATTCAAACATTCAAATCTCCTGAGGATGCTAAAGTACAAATGGCAGGAATGCTTGAGCGAAAAGAAAAAATTATGGGGTTTGGTCATGCTGTTTACAGCACATCTGATCCGCGTAACGTTATTATTAAAAAATGGTCTGAGAAATTAAGCCAAGAATTTGGTGATAGCGCTTTATATGACATTTCTGTTGCTTGTGAAGAGTTTATGTGGGACACCAAAAAACTATTTTGTAATGCAGATTTTTTTCATGCATCTGCTTATCACTTTATGGGAATACCAACTAAACTATTTACACCAATCTTTGTATGTTCGCGTTTAACTGGTTGGGCTGCACATGTAATGGAGCAACGTTCGAATAATCGTATTATTCGTCCATCAGCTGATTATATTGGCGCAGAGCCACGAGCTGTTAAACCTATTGATCAAAGATAGTATTTATTCGTACAAGTGAGATGAACTAACTATCATAAGTTGAACATTAAGATGTTTTCAGTGTTTTTGCCTGATTATCATTGTTTTTTAATTGTAGGTCGGCATTTATGCCGTCAGCTAACTAGCTTTTAGCTAGTGTGGATAATTGATGGGCTTATCGGTAATTGCTCATGCATTACCCTACTACCGCCATCCTTGGCGGCAAAGCCCAACCTACAAAAAATTGATAATTTCGCTTAATTTTTTATGCATGATTATCATTGTTTTTTTAATTGTAGGTCGGCATTTATGCCGTCAAATAGCAAGCTATCAGCTAGTGTGGATAATTGATGGGCTAAAGCCCAACCTACAAAAAATTGATAATTTCGCTTAATTTTTTATGCCTGATTATCATTGTTTTTTAATTGTAGGTCGGTATTTATGCCGTCAACTAGCAAGCTATCAGCTAGTGTGGATAATTGATGGGCTTCTCGGTAATTGCTCCTGCATTACCCTACTACCGCCATCCTTGGCGGCAAAGCCCAACCTACAAAAAAATGATAATTTCGCTTAATTTTTTATGCCTGATTATCATTGTTTTTTAATTGTAGGTCGGCATTTATGCCGTCAGCTAACTAGCTTTTAGCTAGTGTGGATAATTGATGGGCTAAAGCCCAACCTACAAAAAATTGATAATTTCGCTTAATTTTTTATGCATGATTATCATTGTTTTTTAATTGTAGGTCGGC is a genomic window containing:
- a CDS encoding DNA polymerase III subunit delta' — protein: MMSNANNTQIIEHQRSLSQLIQLERMPHAFIVTGVTGTGKLALSRWLISVLACEQCVMGSKVSQLPNEHHDILYPCGQCKSCQLLSGQAHPDHLIVDHIGNNIGVDQIRKLTSFFEKTALLGKRQTAIIESAEKMTESAANALLKTLEEPNAYSHIILLTTEIERLIPTIISRCRHIALRATKQTLKGNANGDTATTFAGFASEENSVDAVQYNEFTTLFYQFIAEPSSRSKILTFMQAQPLSLSWCELAIVDLMRFNNNWLNVSPDTVIEEQALARLRQLTQDDIWQLHTLISACKKQILTLTQANKDFQIEKLLSEFRCFLIEVYEKNR
- the tmk gene encoding dTMP kinase, with translation MHKGFMVVFDGSNGAGKTTVINEVEKYLISKGLAVTLTREPGGTHIGEKIREIILDPTTPEMCDLAELMLFGAGRAQHIQEKIKPALCAGNIVISDRFDAATFSFQHYARGIDLDTIIQINNLALNGFSPEMNIILDLDPVEGLKRVKSRGEGLDRLEDEKLEFLIKARNGYLMQAKQQPEKFKVVDASQSKEKVLADVINIIDSLIKSSKNDE
- a CDS encoding GntR family transcriptional regulator; translation: MASNNPTQQIAITTADKVFQQMQIAIVEGEIASGSKISEPELAKQFQVSRSTLREALNRLEKCHLIERKANVGARVIECTIKGLLDIYVVREALEGMACRQAAHNMTDDEIIEIKKMLAQHASSKDLQNGVAYYQEQGDLDFHYRVILGSHNQELINILCGQLYHLVRMYRCQFGMNSPRASKAFTEHSRIVEAIADRDGELAELLMRRHIAASRKNIENKIALKDSASA
- the prpC gene encoding bifunctional 2-methylcitrate synthase/citrate synthase; this encodes MVDKKLSGAGLRGQSAGETALCTVGKSGSGLTYCGYDVSDLADNATFEEVAYLLFNGELPTQTQLSTYKSELAAMRDLPQALKEVLQRIPASAHPMDVMRTGASFLGNLEPEENFDQQHQAANRLLAAFPAIMTYWYRYSHDKVEINCITDEDSTGGHFLKLLTGNTPSELHRRVMDVSLILYAEHEFNASTFTARVCASTLSDMFSCVTAAIGSLRGPLHGGANEAAMDMIQTFKSPEDAKVQMAGMLERKEKIMGFGHAVYSTSDPRNVIIKKWSEKLSQEFGDSALYDISVACEEFMWDTKKLFCNADFFHASAYHFMGIPTKLFTPIFVCSRLTGWAAHVMEQRSNNRIIRPSADYIGAEPRAVKPIDQR
- a CDS encoding TatD family hydrolase, whose translation is MFIDSHCHLDRLKLEEFDNDLNQVIHNAEQALVSQMLCVSVTLADFPQMVETTEKFNNVYLSCGTHPLNQADEVDESLLLNLAQHERVIAIGETGLDYFYAPETKAVQIDSFRKHIRVAKKLNKPLIIHTRDAQQDTLAIMREEGAEQIGGILHCFTETWEMAEQAIAMGFYISFSGIVTFKNAHELRDVAKKVPNDRILIETDAPYLAPVPHRGKQNQPAYVVEVAKHLASIRGQSVEEIAEITSRNFNTLFNLS
- a CDS encoding NAD(P)H-quinone oxidoreductase — translated: MQYIAVKDAQTLTFEQTSTPECNDDECLIEVKAIGINRADILQKQGKYPPPSGESEILGLEVSGVIAKMPPNTMLNSEFSVGDRVCAIVAGGGYAQFAKVKVAHLIKLPIHYSFEQGASIAEVFLTAYQSLFAIAELQPNQNVLIHAGASGVGTAAIQLAKAINCQVTVTASNTEKIKACRALGADNSINYREQDFVTWTKEHQPKGFDVILDVVGGDYLNKNINCLALDGKIVILSMLGGRYSDSVDVAKLLMKRANIHATTLRNRSDAYKSELIAQFMKDFYPLLQSQQLTPVIGHIFHWQEVNQAHSVMEANQNIGKLVLMVS
- the prpB gene encoding methylisocitrate lyase produces the protein MSTLNSKNLSPGAKFRQALVNNKPLQVVGTINAYCAMMAEQLGHQAIYLSGGGVANASYGLPDLGMTSLNDVIADVQRITSASSLPLLVDIDTGWGGAFNIAKTIRDMEKAGAAAVHMEDQVAQKRCGHRPNKEIVSTEEMVDRIKAAVDARIDKDFFIMARTDAFAQEGLDAAIARAKAYVAAGADGIFAEAVQTEEHYRAFTEALDVPVLANITEFGQTELWNKEQLGQWGCAMVLYPLSAFRAMNKAAELVYKTLLEDGDQKAVVDTMQTRMDLYDYLGYHDYEQKLDALFSEGKNK
- a CDS encoding acylphosphatase — protein: MNVSYIIHVSGKVQGVYFRASSQQKAIEYGISGYARNLTDGDVEVLLCGEQDNVNKMLEWLNQGPSTARVDKINVKQVEWQQYNFFSIG
- a CDS encoding PilZ domain-containing protein, whose product is MEIIQLEFVTERDLYLAYMPFLKKGGLFIRTTESIDLGTEIKLIVTLPDSLEESEVEGKVVWVTPLGSQNGTPSGIGISFVEDPENVRIQIEKSITRLLNSSEPSFTM